A region of Capra hircus breed San Clemente chromosome 11, ASM170441v1, whole genome shotgun sequence DNA encodes the following proteins:
- the AHSA2 gene encoding activator of 90 kDa heat shock protein ATPase homolog 2 isoform X1, with the protein MAKWGQGDPRWIVEEREDGTNVNNWHWTERDATSWSKGRLRELLVGITVENEAGRCEISELKQVEGEASCSSRKGKLIFFYEWNIKLGWKGIMRESGAKHKGLIEIPSLSEENEVDDTEVNVSKKKGDGDILKDLMKTAGTAKVREALGDYLKALKTEFTMGMILPTKAMAVQELTIKRKLSENALQIQASSPVALGVRIPTVALHMTELFDTAIEQLYRIFTVKDLVQKFSKSSAVLEAEKGGKFQMFDGNITGEYTELLTNKKIVMKWRCRNWPEEHYAVVALNFVPTLEQTELQLDCEGVPICEEENMKFCWQKQHFEEIKGLLQLTTLNG; encoded by the exons ATGGCCAAGTGGGGACAGGGGGACCCGCGCTGGATCGTGGAGGAGCGGGAGGACGGGACCAACGTGAACAACTGGCACTG GACAGAGCGGGATGCCACCAGCTGGTCCAAGGGGAGGCTTCGTGAACTCCTGGTGGGTATCACTGTGGAGAATGAGGCTGGCCGCTGCGAGATCAGTGAGCTGAAGCAGGTGGAAGGCGAGGCTTCCTGCAGCAGCCGCAAAGGAAAGCTGATTTTCTTCTATGAGTGGAACATCAAGCTGGGCTGGAAAG GTATCATGAGAGAATCTGGTGCGAAGCACAAGGGGTTGATTGAAATACCCAGCCTGTCTGAAGAGAATGAAGTAGATGACACTGAG GTGAACGTGAGTAAAAAGAAAGGAGATGGGGATATTCTGAAGGATCTTATGAAAACTGCAGGCACCGCCaaggtcagggaagcccttggagaTTACCTGAAGGCACTTAAGACGG AATTTACAATGGGAATGATCTTACCAACCAAAGCTATGGCAGTCCAGGAACTGACGATTAAAAGGAAACTGAGTGAGAATGCCTTGCAG ATTCAGGCCTCCTCTCCAGTGGCACTGGGTGTAAGGATTCCCACTGTGGCTCTGCACATGACGGAACTCTTTGACACAGCTATTGAGCAGCTGTACAGAATCTTCACTGTGAAAGAT TTGGTGCAAAAATTTTCTAAATCTTCCGCTGTATTAGAAGCTGAAAAGGGAGGGAAATTCCAAATGTTTGATGGAAACATCACTGGTGAATATACAGAACTG TTAACAAATAAAAAGATCGTCATGAAATGGAGATGTAGGAACTGGCCAGAAG aacaCTATGCAGTAGTTGCACTGAATTTTGTGCCTACACTAGAGCAAACGGAATTAcaattggactgtgaaggagtTCCTATCTGTGAAGAAGAGAACATGAAATTTTGTTGGCAGAAGCAgcattttgaagaaataaaaggttTACTGCAGCTGACCACCCTAAATGGTTGA
- the AHSA2 gene encoding activator of 90 kDa heat shock protein ATPase homolog 2 isoform X6, with protein sequence MGMILPTKAMAVQELTIKRKLSENALQIQASSPVALGVRIPTVALHMTELFDTAIEQLYRIFTVKDLVQKFSKSSAVLEAEKGGKFQMFDGNITGEYTELLTNKKIVMKWRCRNWPEEHYAVVALNFVPTLEQTELQLDCEGVPICEEENMKFCWQKQHFEEIKGLLQLTTLNG encoded by the exons ATGGGAATGATCTTACCAACCAAAGCTATGGCAGTCCAGGAACTGACGATTAAAAGGAAACTGAGTGAGAATGCCTTGCAG ATTCAGGCCTCCTCTCCAGTGGCACTGGGTGTAAGGATTCCCACTGTGGCTCTGCACATGACGGAACTCTTTGACACAGCTATTGAGCAGCTGTACAGAATCTTCACTGTGAAAGAT TTGGTGCAAAAATTTTCTAAATCTTCCGCTGTATTAGAAGCTGAAAAGGGAGGGAAATTCCAAATGTTTGATGGAAACATCACTGGTGAATATACAGAACTG TTAACAAATAAAAAGATCGTCATGAAATGGAGATGTAGGAACTGGCCAGAAG aacaCTATGCAGTAGTTGCACTGAATTTTGTGCCTACACTAGAGCAAACGGAATTAcaattggactgtgaaggagtTCCTATCTGTGAAGAAGAGAACATGAAATTTTGTTGGCAGAAGCAgcattttgaagaaataaaaggttTACTGCAGCTGACCACCCTAAATGGTTGA
- the AHSA2 gene encoding activator of 90 kDa heat shock protein ATPase homolog 2 isoform X4, with protein sequence MLAASAPSGIMRESGAKHKGLIEIPSLSEENEVDDTEVNVSKKKGDGDILKDLMKTAGTAKVREALGDYLKALKTEFTMGMILPTKAMAVQELTIKRKLSENALQIQASSPVALGVRIPTVALHMTELFDTAIEQLYRIFTVKDLVQKFSKSSAVLEAEKGGKFQMFDGNITGEYTELLTNKKIVMKWRCRNWPEEHYAVVALNFVPTLEQTELQLDCEGVPICEEENMKFCWQKQHFEEIKGLLQLTTLNG encoded by the exons ATGCTGGCTGCTTCGGCTCCTTCAG GTATCATGAGAGAATCTGGTGCGAAGCACAAGGGGTTGATTGAAATACCCAGCCTGTCTGAAGAGAATGAAGTAGATGACACTGAG GTGAACGTGAGTAAAAAGAAAGGAGATGGGGATATTCTGAAGGATCTTATGAAAACTGCAGGCACCGCCaaggtcagggaagcccttggagaTTACCTGAAGGCACTTAAGACGG AATTTACAATGGGAATGATCTTACCAACCAAAGCTATGGCAGTCCAGGAACTGACGATTAAAAGGAAACTGAGTGAGAATGCCTTGCAG ATTCAGGCCTCCTCTCCAGTGGCACTGGGTGTAAGGATTCCCACTGTGGCTCTGCACATGACGGAACTCTTTGACACAGCTATTGAGCAGCTGTACAGAATCTTCACTGTGAAAGAT TTGGTGCAAAAATTTTCTAAATCTTCCGCTGTATTAGAAGCTGAAAAGGGAGGGAAATTCCAAATGTTTGATGGAAACATCACTGGTGAATATACAGAACTG TTAACAAATAAAAAGATCGTCATGAAATGGAGATGTAGGAACTGGCCAGAAG aacaCTATGCAGTAGTTGCACTGAATTTTGTGCCTACACTAGAGCAAACGGAATTAcaattggactgtgaaggagtTCCTATCTGTGAAGAAGAGAACATGAAATTTTGTTGGCAGAAGCAgcattttgaagaaataaaaggttTACTGCAGCTGACCACCCTAAATGGTTGA
- the AHSA2 gene encoding activator of 90 kDa heat shock protein ATPase homolog 2 isoform X5, with translation MVCTGFPEFTMGMILPTKAMAVQELTIKRKLSENALQIQASSPVALGVRIPTVALHMTELFDTAIEQLYRIFTVKDLVQKFSKSSAVLEAEKGGKFQMFDGNITGEYTELLTNKKIVMKWRCRNWPEEHYAVVALNFVPTLEQTELQLDCEGVPICEEENMKFCWQKQHFEEIKGLLQLTTLNG, from the exons ATGGTCTGCACTGGATTCCCAG AATTTACAATGGGAATGATCTTACCAACCAAAGCTATGGCAGTCCAGGAACTGACGATTAAAAGGAAACTGAGTGAGAATGCCTTGCAG ATTCAGGCCTCCTCTCCAGTGGCACTGGGTGTAAGGATTCCCACTGTGGCTCTGCACATGACGGAACTCTTTGACACAGCTATTGAGCAGCTGTACAGAATCTTCACTGTGAAAGAT TTGGTGCAAAAATTTTCTAAATCTTCCGCTGTATTAGAAGCTGAAAAGGGAGGGAAATTCCAAATGTTTGATGGAAACATCACTGGTGAATATACAGAACTG TTAACAAATAAAAAGATCGTCATGAAATGGAGATGTAGGAACTGGCCAGAAG aacaCTATGCAGTAGTTGCACTGAATTTTGTGCCTACACTAGAGCAAACGGAATTAcaattggactgtgaaggagtTCCTATCTGTGAAGAAGAGAACATGAAATTTTGTTGGCAGAAGCAgcattttgaagaaataaaaggttTACTGCAGCTGACCACCCTAAATGGTTGA
- the AHSA2 gene encoding activator of 90 kDa heat shock protein ATPase homolog 2 isoform X3, whose translation MAKWGQGDPRWIVEEREDGTNVNNWHWTERDATSWSKGRLRELLVGITVENEAGRCEISELKQVEGEASCSSRKGKLIFFYEWNIKLGWKGIMRESGAKHKGLIEIPSLSEENEVDDTEVNVSKKKGDGDILKDLMKTAGTAKVREALGDYLKALKTEFTMGMILPTKAMAVQELTIKRKLSENALQIQASSPVALGVRIPTVALHMTELFDTAIEQLYRIFTVKDLTNKKIVMKWRCRNWPEEHYAVVALNFVPTLEQTELQLDCEGVPICEEENMKFCWQKQHFEEIKGLLQLTTLNG comes from the exons ATGGCCAAGTGGGGACAGGGGGACCCGCGCTGGATCGTGGAGGAGCGGGAGGACGGGACCAACGTGAACAACTGGCACTG GACAGAGCGGGATGCCACCAGCTGGTCCAAGGGGAGGCTTCGTGAACTCCTGGTGGGTATCACTGTGGAGAATGAGGCTGGCCGCTGCGAGATCAGTGAGCTGAAGCAGGTGGAAGGCGAGGCTTCCTGCAGCAGCCGCAAAGGAAAGCTGATTTTCTTCTATGAGTGGAACATCAAGCTGGGCTGGAAAG GTATCATGAGAGAATCTGGTGCGAAGCACAAGGGGTTGATTGAAATACCCAGCCTGTCTGAAGAGAATGAAGTAGATGACACTGAG GTGAACGTGAGTAAAAAGAAAGGAGATGGGGATATTCTGAAGGATCTTATGAAAACTGCAGGCACCGCCaaggtcagggaagcccttggagaTTACCTGAAGGCACTTAAGACGG AATTTACAATGGGAATGATCTTACCAACCAAAGCTATGGCAGTCCAGGAACTGACGATTAAAAGGAAACTGAGTGAGAATGCCTTGCAG ATTCAGGCCTCCTCTCCAGTGGCACTGGGTGTAAGGATTCCCACTGTGGCTCTGCACATGACGGAACTCTTTGACACAGCTATTGAGCAGCTGTACAGAATCTTCACTGTGAAAGAT TTAACAAATAAAAAGATCGTCATGAAATGGAGATGTAGGAACTGGCCAGAAG aacaCTATGCAGTAGTTGCACTGAATTTTGTGCCTACACTAGAGCAAACGGAATTAcaattggactgtgaaggagtTCCTATCTGTGAAGAAGAGAACATGAAATTTTGTTGGCAGAAGCAgcattttgaagaaataaaaggttTACTGCAGCTGACCACCCTAAATGGTTGA
- the AHSA2 gene encoding activator of 90 kDa heat shock protein ATPase homolog 2 isoform X2, whose translation MAKWGQGDPRWIVEEREDGTNVNNWHWTERDATSWSKGRLRELLVGITVENEAGRCEISELKQVEGEASCSSRKGKLIFFYEWNIKLGWKGIMRESGAKHKGLIEIPSLSEENEVDDTEVNVSKKKGDGDILKDLMKTAGTAKVREALGDYLKALKTEFTMGMILPTKAMAVQELTIKRKLSENALQASSPVALGVRIPTVALHMTELFDTAIEQLYRIFTVKDLVQKFSKSSAVLEAEKGGKFQMFDGNITGEYTELLTNKKIVMKWRCRNWPEEHYAVVALNFVPTLEQTELQLDCEGVPICEEENMKFCWQKQHFEEIKGLLQLTTLNG comes from the exons ATGGCCAAGTGGGGACAGGGGGACCCGCGCTGGATCGTGGAGGAGCGGGAGGACGGGACCAACGTGAACAACTGGCACTG GACAGAGCGGGATGCCACCAGCTGGTCCAAGGGGAGGCTTCGTGAACTCCTGGTGGGTATCACTGTGGAGAATGAGGCTGGCCGCTGCGAGATCAGTGAGCTGAAGCAGGTGGAAGGCGAGGCTTCCTGCAGCAGCCGCAAAGGAAAGCTGATTTTCTTCTATGAGTGGAACATCAAGCTGGGCTGGAAAG GTATCATGAGAGAATCTGGTGCGAAGCACAAGGGGTTGATTGAAATACCCAGCCTGTCTGAAGAGAATGAAGTAGATGACACTGAG GTGAACGTGAGTAAAAAGAAAGGAGATGGGGATATTCTGAAGGATCTTATGAAAACTGCAGGCACCGCCaaggtcagggaagcccttggagaTTACCTGAAGGCACTTAAGACGG AATTTACAATGGGAATGATCTTACCAACCAAAGCTATGGCAGTCCAGGAACTGACGATTAAAAGGAAACTGAGTGAGAATGCCTTGCAG GCCTCCTCTCCAGTGGCACTGGGTGTAAGGATTCCCACTGTGGCTCTGCACATGACGGAACTCTTTGACACAGCTATTGAGCAGCTGTACAGAATCTTCACTGTGAAAGAT TTGGTGCAAAAATTTTCTAAATCTTCCGCTGTATTAGAAGCTGAAAAGGGAGGGAAATTCCAAATGTTTGATGGAAACATCACTGGTGAATATACAGAACTG TTAACAAATAAAAAGATCGTCATGAAATGGAGATGTAGGAACTGGCCAGAAG aacaCTATGCAGTAGTTGCACTGAATTTTGTGCCTACACTAGAGCAAACGGAATTAcaattggactgtgaaggagtTCCTATCTGTGAAGAAGAGAACATGAAATTTTGTTGGCAGAAGCAgcattttgaagaaataaaaggttTACTGCAGCTGACCACCCTAAATGGTTGA
- the AHSA2 gene encoding activator of 90 kDa heat shock protein ATPase homolog 2 isoform X7 — translation MGMILPTKAMAVQELTIKRKLSENALQIQASSPVALGVRIPTVALHMTELFDTAIEQLYRIFTVKDLTNKKIVMKWRCRNWPEEHYAVVALNFVPTLEQTELQLDCEGVPICEEENMKFCWQKQHFEEIKGLLQLTTLNG, via the exons ATGGGAATGATCTTACCAACCAAAGCTATGGCAGTCCAGGAACTGACGATTAAAAGGAAACTGAGTGAGAATGCCTTGCAG ATTCAGGCCTCCTCTCCAGTGGCACTGGGTGTAAGGATTCCCACTGTGGCTCTGCACATGACGGAACTCTTTGACACAGCTATTGAGCAGCTGTACAGAATCTTCACTGTGAAAGAT TTAACAAATAAAAAGATCGTCATGAAATGGAGATGTAGGAACTGGCCAGAAG aacaCTATGCAGTAGTTGCACTGAATTTTGTGCCTACACTAGAGCAAACGGAATTAcaattggactgtgaaggagtTCCTATCTGTGAAGAAGAGAACATGAAATTTTGTTGGCAGAAGCAgcattttgaagaaataaaaggttTACTGCAGCTGACCACCCTAAATGGTTGA